A part of Microbulbifer sp. MI-G genomic DNA contains:
- a CDS encoding multicopper oxidase family protein, producing MPEAQHCPNRQASDPSKKAGHADWAAELRWVLLCCGLLASLSTTPALGEETPPVNGSSPVILLDPMGIEKFIHELPRPIEIRHEGSAPVELSVRSGPVWMGLRDRDGERLMTTVWGFEYAGQLHSPGPTFRARTDRPIAVQWLNELSGPHLFPVDRSIHLASTKDPDAVPIVIHLHGGHSEWESDGNPLAWYTRGYIETGPLFKKKTYHYDNSQDAATIWYHDHTLGMTRLSNYAGLFGFYLIGDKNEDRLIREKLLPGEHRTIAVAIADRLFTQEGQLYFPGRRGQPSSPVLHRAVEDNWPDPSHLDEFFGNVMVVNGMVWPKVSVSPHVYRLRLLNAADTRTLVLKIDGDIPFLQIGSDGGFLDRPVRLSELVLAPAERADVLLDFSQYSGRKLIMRNFGPDVPFKGFVEAQDPEHSLALVYNRGGNRVLSDGRGGTTPPTDPQTSGQVLQFEVMPTTGSATNARDEPRALVGDLKLKADTPLRPPLHRLTEAQASRSRQLATFRLDDPYGRNLLLLGTLRDGSLFFGDPATEIVAHNAVEIWEIYNPTRSAHPIHIHLVEFQVLDRQPFKGKLIPKSQPFLHTDKSFQGARLKIEALTGELLPPRAEERGPKDTVIALPGQVTRVIAHFDREGIYVWHCHLLSHEDYDMMRPFEVRASASSKMP from the coding sequence TTGCCCGAGGCACAACACTGCCCCAATAGGCAAGCCTCTGATCCCAGCAAGAAGGCAGGCCATGCGGACTGGGCGGCAGAGTTGCGGTGGGTATTGCTATGCTGCGGCCTCCTTGCCTCACTCTCAACAACACCTGCTCTCGGGGAGGAAACACCGCCTGTCAATGGTTCAAGCCCGGTGATTTTACTCGATCCAATGGGGATCGAGAAATTCATCCACGAGCTCCCGCGCCCCATCGAGATCCGGCACGAAGGCTCTGCTCCGGTCGAGCTGTCCGTCCGCTCCGGACCCGTTTGGATGGGCCTGCGCGATAGAGACGGCGAGCGTCTGATGACAACCGTGTGGGGCTTTGAGTACGCCGGACAACTCCACTCCCCCGGCCCCACCTTTCGGGCACGCACGGACCGGCCAATTGCGGTGCAGTGGCTCAATGAACTGTCGGGCCCCCACCTTTTTCCCGTCGACCGCTCCATTCATCTCGCCAGTACCAAGGATCCGGATGCGGTGCCCATTGTGATCCACCTGCATGGTGGCCACAGCGAGTGGGAAAGTGACGGAAATCCACTCGCATGGTACACCCGGGGATATATAGAAACGGGTCCATTGTTCAAGAAAAAAACCTATCACTATGATAATTCCCAGGATGCCGCGACGATTTGGTACCACGACCACACGCTGGGTATGACCCGCCTTAGCAACTATGCCGGGCTTTTCGGTTTTTATCTTATCGGCGATAAAAATGAGGACCGGCTGATCCGCGAGAAATTGTTGCCCGGCGAGCATCGCACAATTGCTGTCGCGATCGCAGACCGCCTATTTACCCAAGAGGGACAACTCTATTTTCCGGGGCGGCGTGGCCAGCCTTCGTCACCGGTTCTACACCGGGCCGTGGAGGACAACTGGCCAGACCCCTCACACCTGGATGAGTTTTTCGGCAATGTAATGGTTGTCAACGGCATGGTCTGGCCAAAGGTCAGCGTCTCCCCGCACGTCTATCGGCTGCGCCTGTTAAACGCTGCCGATACGCGCACGCTTGTACTCAAAATCGACGGCGATATCCCGTTTCTACAGATCGGCAGCGACGGTGGATTTCTCGACCGCCCTGTCCGGCTGTCTGAACTGGTGTTGGCCCCCGCGGAGCGCGCGGATGTGCTTTTGGACTTCAGCCAGTATTCGGGTCGCAAGCTTATAATGCGCAACTTCGGGCCCGACGTCCCCTTCAAAGGATTTGTCGAGGCGCAGGACCCCGAACACTCCCTCGCACTGGTGTATAACCGTGGCGGTAACCGTGTGTTGAGCGACGGTCGCGGCGGCACCACCCCGCCAACCGATCCGCAGACAAGCGGCCAGGTGCTGCAATTTGAAGTCATGCCGACCACTGGATCTGCCACCAATGCCAGGGATGAGCCACGGGCATTGGTGGGGGACCTTAAGCTCAAGGCCGACACCCCCCTGCGTCCGCCGCTCCACAGATTGACCGAAGCCCAGGCAAGCCGCTCGCGGCAGCTGGCCACTTTCCGCCTGGATGACCCCTACGGTCGCAACCTCCTGCTGCTCGGCACCCTGCGCGACGGTTCTCTGTTCTTCGGAGACCCTGCGACGGAGATTGTTGCGCACAACGCAGTTGAAATTTGGGAAATCTACAATCCCACCAGGTCTGCACACCCCATCCATATTCACCTGGTCGAGTTTCAGGTGCTCGATCGCCAACCCTTCAAGGGCAAGCTGATTCCAAAGTCCCAGCCATTCTTGCATACCGACAAGTCTTTCCAGGGTGCTCGGCTGAAAATCGAGGCGCTTACCGGGGAACTACTTCCGCCGCGGGCCGAGGAGCGCGGCCCCAAGGACACGGTTATAGCCCTACCGGGCCAGGTCACCCGGGTCATCGCCCACTTTGATCGAGAGGGCATCTATGTCTGGCACTGCCACCTGCTCTCCCACGAGGACTACGATATGATGCGCCCCTTCGAGGTGCGGGCATCAGCGTCGTCGAAAATGCCCTAG
- a CDS encoding Gfo/Idh/MocA family protein: MDRKVRMGMVGGGEGGFIGPIHRMAAALDGEVELVAGCFSRDPGRARSSGEKFGLPADRVYSDYQQMIRTESARSNGGRMEFVAVVTPNHWHLPVSVAALEAGFHVLSDKPAACTLEEVLELKKVVEASGCLYGLTHTYAAYPLVMQAREMVQSNMLGPVRRVGVTYAQGWLAQPGDTHGSKQANWRTDPRCSGESGCFADIGTHAHHLVEYITGQWITAVCADLQTAVAGRHLDDDGAALFKLENGARGTLTASQVCGGEGNNLNISVHCELGSLFWEQETPDRLQVKRRGQADAVYRAGVDSAYLAEKVRARLRTPRGHPEGYIEAFANLYRDFAAMVRCKRDGRCIENVHAVGDIAAGVRGMAFVRGAIESSGQSAWVPLTPYWNQGGSMLSVTVAKC; the protein is encoded by the coding sequence ATGGACAGAAAAGTAAGAATGGGGATGGTTGGCGGTGGTGAAGGGGGCTTTATCGGCCCGATTCACCGTATGGCCGCTGCGCTCGATGGCGAGGTTGAACTGGTAGCCGGCTGCTTCAGCAGAGACCCCGGGCGGGCTCGTAGCAGCGGTGAAAAGTTCGGGCTGCCGGCAGACCGGGTCTACTCGGATTACCAGCAGATGATCCGCACAGAGTCTGCACGCAGTAACGGCGGGCGCATGGAATTTGTCGCTGTGGTCACGCCCAATCACTGGCACCTGCCGGTGTCTGTTGCCGCTCTTGAAGCGGGCTTTCATGTACTTTCCGATAAGCCGGCTGCCTGCACACTGGAAGAAGTGCTCGAACTCAAAAAAGTGGTTGAGGCATCCGGGTGCCTGTATGGGCTGACCCACACTTACGCCGCCTATCCCCTGGTGATGCAGGCGCGGGAGATGGTGCAGTCCAATATGCTGGGGCCTGTCCGCCGCGTCGGTGTTACCTACGCTCAGGGCTGGCTGGCACAACCGGGTGATACGCACGGCAGTAAGCAGGCGAACTGGCGCACCGATCCCCGATGTTCCGGGGAGAGCGGTTGTTTTGCCGATATCGGCACCCATGCCCACCACCTGGTTGAATACATAACCGGCCAGTGGATAACTGCGGTCTGTGCGGATCTGCAAACGGCAGTTGCCGGCCGGCACCTGGATGATGATGGTGCGGCGCTGTTCAAACTGGAGAATGGTGCCCGCGGCACCCTGACAGCAAGCCAGGTGTGTGGGGGCGAGGGCAACAATCTGAATATCAGTGTCCACTGTGAACTGGGCTCTCTTTTCTGGGAGCAGGAAACCCCGGACCGGTTGCAGGTAAAGCGCCGCGGGCAGGCTGACGCAGTGTATCGGGCTGGCGTCGATAGTGCCTACCTGGCTGAAAAGGTCCGCGCACGGCTGAGAACGCCAAGGGGGCATCCGGAGGGCTACATCGAAGCCTTCGCCAATCTTTACCGGGACTTTGCCGCAATGGTTCGGTGCAAGCGGGATGGCCGCTGCATAGAGAATGTGCATGCCGTGGGAGATATTGCAGCGGGTGTGCGCGGCATGGCGTTTGTGCGCGGTGCTATTGAAAGCAGTGGCCAATCCGCCTGGGTGCCCCTAACACCCTACTGGAACCAGGGGGGCAGCATGCTATCGGTAACCGTTGCCAAATGCTAG
- a CDS encoding sugar phosphate isomerase/epimerase family protein, with translation MKAPSIQGPGIFLAQFLPTDGAPVSLASMAAWAADLGYKGIQIPTWDKRIFELELAASSQAYCDDILGVCHGAGVEITELSTHLQGQLVAAHPAYSDMLDIFAPAGVRGNLQDRAQWAHSQLVSAAQASANLKLKSHATFSGALLWHTVYPWPQRPAMLVEEGFRELARLWRPILEAFDRAGVDVCYELHPGEDLHDGLTFERFLEAVDHHPRANILYDPSHLLLQQMDYLAFIDFYHERIKAFHVKDAEFRPSGRAGVYGGYASWIERPGRFRSLGDGQVDFRGIFSKLTQYGFDRWAVLEWECCIKDQQQGAREGAPFIRDHLITLADSAFDDFAGAEFDSARNRRILGLQ, from the coding sequence ATGAAGGCACCGAGTATCCAGGGGCCGGGCATATTTCTCGCCCAGTTCCTGCCCACAGACGGCGCACCGGTTTCACTTGCATCAATGGCGGCCTGGGCGGCAGACCTGGGTTATAAAGGTATACAGATTCCCACTTGGGATAAGCGTATTTTCGAGTTGGAGTTGGCCGCCAGCAGTCAAGCCTACTGCGACGATATTCTGGGGGTCTGCCATGGTGCGGGCGTGGAGATTACCGAACTCTCCACCCACTTGCAGGGGCAACTGGTAGCGGCACACCCGGCCTATAGCGACATGCTGGACATTTTTGCCCCCGCCGGGGTCCGCGGTAATCTGCAGGACCGTGCACAGTGGGCGCATTCGCAGCTGGTGAGCGCCGCGCAAGCCAGTGCGAACCTGAAGCTCAAATCCCATGCGACTTTTTCCGGAGCACTGCTCTGGCACACTGTCTACCCCTGGCCCCAGCGCCCCGCGATGCTGGTGGAGGAGGGCTTTCGCGAGCTGGCCCGCCTGTGGAGACCGATACTGGAGGCTTTTGATCGCGCCGGAGTCGATGTTTGTTATGAACTGCATCCCGGCGAAGACTTGCACGATGGGCTGACATTTGAGCGTTTTCTGGAGGCAGTTGACCACCACCCCAGGGCCAACATTCTCTACGACCCCAGCCACCTGCTGTTGCAGCAGATGGATTACCTCGCCTTTATCGACTTCTACCACGAGCGCATTAAGGCTTTCCATGTAAAGGATGCGGAATTCCGCCCCAGTGGCAGGGCTGGCGTCTATGGTGGTTACGCCTCCTGGATAGAACGTCCCGGCCGCTTTCGCTCCCTCGGCGATGGCCAAGTGGATTTTCGTGGAATCTTCAGCAAGTTGACCCAGTACGGGTTTGACCGGTGGGCGGTTTTGGAGTGGGAGTGCTGTATCAAGGATCAACAGCAAGGGGCCCGCGAAGGTGCACCTTTTATCCGCGATCATCTGATTACCTTAGCAGACAGCGCCTTTGACGATTTCGCCGGAGCAGAATTCGACAGTGCGCGCAATCGCAGGATACTCGGCCTTCAGTAG
- a CDS encoding MFS transporter translates to MNPPSPPLSRNLFLVGNLSIFMIGLGFAVRASIAGDLQSDIYDQIDLANSTTMVGEALGFTFTGFALTLLFGSALVDLVGIKRMLLLSATGYVLGSLLIIIASLTPPIAGVENLVLAGLLLTGLGWGAVEAASNPMVAAIDPDNKTHRLNVLHAWWPAGIVVGGLVGLVISALELPWQLNLAVLALPALAMAWLVVTTDFPVTERVSSGVSYEEMFKEVFKQPMFILLWLCMWLTAATELAPGQWVDLTLSRVVGMKGILILVYVSMLMFVMRHFAGHLAKWLSPVGLLWASSLLAALGLYSLSLARSPLSAFLAATVWGIGVCYMWPTMLATVSERFMRGGALFLGLLGFAGGLSIQFVLPQLGAIFDRTKIEAAGGMEAFEQLRGAELDAVLVTASVQSFQSLAVVPLFLLPIFGFIWFWDRKYRIRAEEDAAGDSATPPAGGQS, encoded by the coding sequence ATGAACCCACCGTCACCACCACTGAGCAGAAACCTTTTTCTGGTAGGCAACCTTTCTATTTTTATGATTGGGCTGGGGTTCGCCGTCAGGGCGTCCATTGCGGGGGACCTGCAATCGGATATTTACGACCAGATTGATCTCGCCAACTCCACCACCATGGTAGGTGAGGCCCTCGGCTTCACTTTCACCGGCTTTGCCCTCACGCTGTTGTTTGGCAGTGCCCTGGTGGACCTTGTGGGTATCAAGCGGATGTTGCTGCTCTCCGCAACGGGCTATGTGCTCGGCAGTCTGCTGATTATTATTGCCTCCCTGACACCTCCCATCGCCGGTGTGGAAAATCTGGTGCTGGCGGGCTTGCTGTTGACCGGGCTCGGTTGGGGGGCAGTGGAAGCGGCCAGCAATCCAATGGTCGCCGCCATTGACCCGGACAACAAAACCCACCGTTTGAATGTCCTGCATGCCTGGTGGCCGGCGGGCATCGTGGTGGGCGGTCTGGTGGGGCTGGTAATCTCGGCACTGGAATTGCCCTGGCAGCTGAACCTGGCGGTACTGGCACTGCCAGCGCTGGCCATGGCCTGGCTGGTGGTGACAACGGATTTCCCGGTTACGGAGCGGGTGTCCTCCGGGGTCAGCTATGAGGAGATGTTCAAGGAGGTCTTCAAGCAGCCCATGTTTATTCTGCTGTGGCTATGTATGTGGCTGACAGCGGCAACAGAGCTGGCGCCCGGTCAGTGGGTGGATCTGACCCTCTCGCGGGTTGTGGGAATGAAAGGCATCCTGATCCTGGTGTATGTGAGCATGCTGATGTTTGTGATGCGGCATTTTGCCGGGCATCTGGCGAAGTGGCTTTCCCCCGTAGGGCTGCTCTGGGCAAGCAGCCTGCTTGCGGCGCTGGGGCTGTATAGCCTGAGTCTGGCACGCAGCCCGCTAAGTGCATTTTTGGCGGCCACCGTCTGGGGAATCGGTGTCTGTTATATGTGGCCTACGATGCTGGCCACGGTATCCGAGCGCTTTATGCGCGGCGGTGCGCTGTTTCTCGGGCTGCTGGGCTTTGCCGGCGGTTTGTCCATACAATTTGTATTGCCGCAGTTGGGAGCGATCTTTGACCGCACAAAAATAGAGGCTGCCGGTGGCATGGAGGCTTTCGAGCAGTTACGTGGCGCCGAGCTCGATGCGGTGCTGGTGACTGCCTCGGTGCAATCCTTCCAGTCACTGGCGGTGGTGCCACTGTTTTTGTTACCGATTTTTGGGTTTATCTGGTTCTGGGATCGCAAGTACAGAATCCGCGCTGAGGAGGATGCGGCCGGTGATTCGGCGACCCCTCCGGCGGGGGGGCAATCGTAA
- a CDS encoding LacI family DNA-binding transcriptional regulator: protein MSNIREVARRSGVSVATVSRTLKDPQVVSPQTRARVLKAVDEAGYRPNLLARNFSSGKSFAVMVLVPNIANPFFSRVIRGIEKAAQDQGYSVLLGDTKGQSVNEQFYAGMALTNQADGLIQLDSSYPFADKDATLAASVPMVNACERIAEDDRYPVVELDNHGAAQAIAQHLLALGHRRIGVITGPVASPIVRDRLAGFREALEKRGLQLGSERVIEGEFTMPSGQRCAKALLSDTPAPTAIFCMNDEMAIGAIHQVKRMGMTVPGDVSIAGFDNIEFSQFTDPPLTTIDQPAEVLGRYAMETLRLMIDGKPLKSSRTILPFNLVLRESTGPYQDA from the coding sequence ATGTCGAACATTCGCGAAGTTGCCCGGCGTTCCGGGGTATCGGTGGCCACTGTGTCCCGGACATTGAAGGACCCGCAAGTGGTTTCCCCGCAAACCAGGGCACGGGTGCTGAAGGCGGTGGACGAGGCCGGTTACAGGCCCAATCTTCTGGCCAGGAATTTCAGCTCCGGAAAATCGTTTGCGGTGATGGTGCTGGTGCCCAATATTGCCAACCCTTTTTTCTCCAGGGTGATCCGGGGTATTGAAAAGGCCGCCCAGGATCAGGGCTATTCGGTACTGTTGGGTGATACAAAAGGACAGTCGGTCAACGAACAGTTTTATGCGGGTATGGCGTTGACCAACCAGGCCGACGGACTTATCCAACTGGACAGCAGTTATCCATTTGCCGATAAGGACGCCACCCTGGCGGCATCTGTGCCCATGGTCAATGCCTGTGAGCGCATCGCCGAGGATGACCGTTACCCGGTGGTTGAGCTGGACAATCACGGCGCAGCACAGGCCATTGCACAACACCTGTTGGCACTGGGGCACAGGCGTATCGGGGTGATTACCGGGCCCGTGGCAAGCCCGATTGTGCGCGACCGATTGGCGGGATTTCGCGAGGCGTTGGAAAAGCGCGGGCTGCAGCTTGGCTCAGAGCGGGTGATAGAAGGGGAATTTACCATGCCATCCGGACAACGGTGCGCCAAGGCGCTGCTCTCAGACACACCAGCACCGACAGCGATTTTTTGCATGAATGATGAAATGGCGATTGGGGCTATTCACCAGGTCAAGAGGATGGGAATGACGGTTCCGGGGGATGTGTCTATTGCCGGATTCGATAACATCGAATTCTCGCAGTTCACCGATCCTCCCCTGACCACCATCGATCAACCTGCGGAGGTATTGGGGCGTTACGCCATGGAAACCCTGCGCCTGATGATTGATGGAAAGCCGTTGAAATCCAGCCGCACCATACTGCCTTTTAATCTGGTGCTGCGGGAAAGCACAGGCCCATATCAGGATGCTTGA
- a CDS encoding 3-keto-disaccharide hydrolase, with product MRRLIKTRAGQLMMLVIPLLMASVGCERTGKIAAGQAGAEWRDLFDGETLRGWTGVNGTRAGEAWQVIDGNLVLTAGGAGDLITTEQFADFDLTLEWKISPGGNSGIIYRVASGDAPVWMSGMEYQILDNSAFPNLEKPSHSAGAVFDLYAPSAAKAKPAGQYNKTRIRLQDGQVEHWLNGTRIVSYRLWSIDWKARFARSKFSNYPEFARSKKGHIALQDHGDKVWYRKIKIRRL from the coding sequence ATGAGAAGATTGATAAAAACCCGTGCCGGTCAGTTGATGATGCTGGTCATCCCACTGCTGATGGCTTCCGTTGGGTGTGAGCGCACAGGAAAGATCGCCGCCGGGCAAGCGGGTGCAGAGTGGCGCGATCTGTTCGACGGCGAGACACTCCGGGGTTGGACCGGGGTCAACGGCACACGGGCCGGTGAGGCATGGCAGGTGATCGATGGCAATCTGGTGCTCACTGCCGGAGGGGCGGGGGACCTGATAACGACAGAGCAGTTCGCCGACTTTGATTTGACGCTGGAGTGGAAAATCTCCCCAGGGGGTAACAGCGGTATTATTTACCGCGTTGCCAGTGGTGATGCACCTGTGTGGATGAGTGGCATGGAGTATCAGATCCTCGACAATAGCGCTTTCCCCAACCTGGAAAAACCCAGCCACAGCGCCGGCGCTGTGTTTGATCTGTATGCGCCGAGTGCTGCAAAAGCGAAACCTGCAGGACAGTACAACAAAACACGCATTCGATTACAGGATGGCCAGGTTGAGCACTGGCTCAACGGCACCAGAATCGTGAGTTACCGGCTCTGGTCAATCGACTGGAAAGCACGCTTCGCCAGAAGCAAGTTTTCCAATTATCCCGAGTTTGCGCGCAGCAAAAAAGGCCATATTGCCCTGCAGGACCACGGTGATAAAGTCTGGTATCGAAAGATCAAAATCCGCCGACTTTGA
- a CDS encoding gluconate 2-dehydrogenase subunit 3 family protein, protein MSEEKTNLGRRKALRLIATTAAAVPVIGCSEKIAKESVVREDRSTAKSVEKKLDAPKQTLARGTPTDPDLLNPKVPWEMQLDAGELAVLAALCDVIIPADAVSPSASSVGAQNYINEYVSAPYANHKADLVTVRGGVVWLDGESRRRFNAPFIELSEPQKTAICEDIKWTRTAKPEFLAGARFFAKVRVLTATAFYTTEEGMADIGYVGNRPMASFPGAPPEVLKQLGLDS, encoded by the coding sequence ATGAGCGAGGAAAAAACCAACCTGGGCCGCCGCAAAGCCCTGCGTTTGATTGCGACCACCGCCGCTGCAGTTCCGGTGATTGGCTGTTCGGAGAAGATCGCGAAGGAGAGTGTAGTAAGGGAAGACAGATCAACGGCAAAATCCGTAGAGAAAAAACTCGATGCGCCAAAGCAAACCCTGGCCAGGGGAACCCCTACGGACCCGGATCTGCTCAATCCAAAGGTGCCCTGGGAGATGCAGCTGGATGCGGGCGAGCTGGCGGTACTGGCGGCTTTGTGCGATGTGATTATCCCGGCAGATGCAGTTTCCCCAAGTGCTTCCTCTGTGGGGGCACAGAACTATATCAACGAATATGTCAGTGCGCCTTACGCCAACCACAAAGCGGATCTTGTCACCGTGCGTGGCGGCGTTGTCTGGTTGGATGGAGAGTCCAGGCGCAGGTTCAACGCGCCTTTTATCGAATTGAGTGAACCTCAAAAAACCGCGATCTGTGAAGACATCAAGTGGACCCGCACCGCAAAGCCGGAGTTTTTGGCTGGTGCGCGTTTCTTTGCCAAGGTCAGGGTTCTCACGGCAACCGCTTTCTACACCACTGAGGAAGGTATGGCGGATATCGGTTATGTGGGCAACAGGCCCATGGCCAGCTTCCCCGGAGCACCGCCCGAGGTACTAAAGCAACTCGGCCTGGATAGCTGA
- a CDS encoding TonB-dependent receptor — protein sequence MKEKSLTANRQVKLLRTSASVLVLCSIVGITQAQSAEEEVTQSPALEEVVVLGIRQSMEKNLNVKRFSSAVVDSITAVDIGKFPDKNVADALQRVPGVSIVRSGGEGARVSIRGTAPELTFTQLNGNYIATPGDDPSRSFSYTLLPSAMISRADVYKSPEAKLDEGGIGGTVVLHTRRPLDLDAGEGRVSVETTHADVTGKYEPQFTGFYSWKNEAETVGVLFGYSRQDRQNRVISTSVENWGWQGDEAPREGTEARGPMVDIDGNEYRDFYAPRAVVGSVFEEDRTREGMQFSAQWRPVEQLEFGFNYFRFELGGNSENYRIVFPEWNYGNAIAPGSLKFDEDGDTLLGIGMLDRGQAELQSPQVAGDYTRAEYTSDTLDFNVSYQGDGYSLRLVAGHTSAEGGPSEKLFASVNARYGTVTDWSWDLSSGTAEIVTSADLGDPNTYPLYDWFSSHWASSEDQERYYQMDVSIDMDYGWFSALDLGLKYRDHEINRRITRQSWDDDKPPCPTINWGGVDGACYPWWPDDSFHTDPSGVPDTIDILSGGPLDNIIGGVNVPGFAYLKFEKLKAFLDETYGDPTVLIETNQVYRIGEEVTAAYVQQNFASAVLRGNFGIRAVQTQQYARTFDNIEGELQDEPNVRDSSNTDILPSANIAWDISDQLVMRAALARVIARVDYSDLGGSETIHAPLPDPNNPDLPSPGPRTGYAGNAELEPYSADQLDLGLEWYFDDASAIGLTLFQKDIASFVINGSSIVSREIKGETVEVAMNMPLNGTDATARGAELFAQYAFDNGFGVLANYTYTDTELAVIDIEGIKSKTEIAGTSKDQYNLSVYYETNDFSVRASYNYRSAYADGFHNGINTFTDEYDQVDVNASYSLMDSLVLSASIINLTEEKVDRYWGEKNRVYGSYYSGRRAYLGLTYSF from the coding sequence ATGAAAGAGAAATCCTTAACAGCAAACCGTCAAGTGAAATTATTGCGTACATCCGCCAGTGTGCTGGTGCTGTGCAGTATTGTCGGTATAACACAGGCGCAGAGCGCGGAGGAGGAAGTAACACAGAGCCCGGCTCTTGAGGAAGTTGTCGTGCTGGGTATTCGCCAGAGCATGGAGAAAAACCTCAATGTGAAGCGATTTTCCAGCGCGGTTGTGGATTCAATTACCGCTGTGGATATCGGCAAATTTCCTGATAAAAACGTGGCGGACGCCCTGCAACGGGTGCCCGGGGTTTCCATCGTGCGCAGTGGCGGTGAGGGCGCGCGGGTCAGTATTCGCGGCACTGCGCCGGAACTTACCTTCACCCAACTCAACGGTAATTATATCGCTACACCGGGTGATGATCCGTCACGCTCTTTTTCCTATACGCTGTTGCCGTCGGCGATGATTTCCCGCGCGGATGTCTACAAAAGTCCCGAGGCAAAACTGGATGAAGGGGGAATCGGAGGTACTGTGGTTTTGCATACCCGCAGGCCCCTGGATCTGGATGCGGGTGAGGGCAGGGTGTCTGTGGAGACCACACATGCGGATGTCACCGGTAAGTACGAACCCCAGTTCACGGGTTTTTACTCCTGGAAAAATGAGGCGGAGACGGTTGGTGTGTTGTTTGGCTATTCCAGGCAGGATCGCCAGAATCGTGTTATCAGCACCTCGGTAGAAAACTGGGGTTGGCAGGGTGATGAAGCACCGCGGGAGGGCACAGAGGCCAGAGGTCCCATGGTGGATATCGACGGTAATGAATACCGGGATTTTTATGCCCCCAGGGCCGTGGTGGGGAGTGTTTTTGAGGAGGATCGCACCCGCGAGGGAATGCAGTTCAGTGCCCAGTGGCGCCCGGTGGAGCAGTTGGAATTCGGTTTCAATTATTTCCGCTTTGAACTGGGGGGCAATTCGGAAAATTATCGCATCGTATTTCCTGAGTGGAACTATGGTAATGCCATTGCCCCTGGCAGCCTCAAATTTGATGAGGATGGCGATACCTTGCTCGGTATCGGCATGCTGGACAGAGGCCAGGCGGAATTGCAGTCACCACAGGTAGCCGGCGACTATACCCGTGCGGAATACACTTCCGATACCCTGGATTTCAACGTCAGTTACCAGGGGGATGGTTATAGCCTGCGTCTGGTTGCAGGGCATACCAGCGCCGAAGGGGGACCCTCTGAGAAGCTGTTTGCGTCGGTGAACGCACGCTATGGTACCGTGACTGATTGGAGCTGGGATCTCAGCAGTGGCACTGCGGAGATTGTTACCAGTGCCGATCTGGGCGACCCCAATACCTATCCCCTGTACGACTGGTTCTCTTCTCACTGGGCCAGTAGTGAGGATCAGGAGCGCTACTACCAGATGGATGTATCCATCGATATGGATTATGGCTGGTTCAGCGCCCTGGATCTGGGACTGAAATACCGCGATCATGAAATTAACCGGCGGATTACCAGGCAGTCCTGGGACGATGACAAGCCGCCTTGCCCGACCATCAATTGGGGTGGTGTCGACGGAGCCTGTTATCCTTGGTGGCCGGATGACTCCTTCCACACGGATCCCAGTGGCGTGCCGGATACCATCGATATTCTTTCGGGTGGTCCGCTCGACAATATTATTGGTGGCGTCAATGTGCCCGGCTTTGCCTACCTTAAGTTTGAAAAGCTGAAGGCCTTTCTCGATGAGACTTACGGCGATCCTACGGTTCTTATTGAGACGAACCAGGTGTATCGCATTGGCGAAGAGGTTACTGCGGCCTATGTACAACAGAATTTCGCCTCGGCCGTTTTGCGCGGTAACTTTGGTATTCGCGCCGTACAGACCCAGCAGTATGCGCGTACTTTTGATAATATTGAGGGGGAGCTACAGGACGAGCCCAATGTTCGCGATAGCAGCAACACCGATATACTGCCGAGTGCCAATATTGCCTGGGATATTTCCGATCAACTGGTCATGCGTGCAGCCCTTGCGCGGGTTATCGCGCGGGTGGACTACTCCGACCTGGGCGGCTCTGAAACGATCCACGCTCCATTACCCGATCCGAATAATCCGGATCTGCCATCGCCGGGTCCGAGGACCGGATATGCCGGTAACGCCGAATTGGAGCCTTACAGTGCGGATCAGCTTGATCTGGGACTGGAGTGGTATTTCGATGATGCCTCGGCAATAGGATTAACTCTGTTTCAGAAGGACATCGCCTCTTTCGTGATCAACGGCAGTTCCATAGTCAGCAGGGAAATTAAAGGTGAAACTGTGGAGGTGGCCATGAATATGCCCCTCAACGGTACCGATGCCACTGCCCGCGGGGCGGAACTGTTTGCGCAGTATGCCTTTGATAACGGCTTTGGGGTGCTTGCCAACTACACCTATACGGATACAGAGTTGGCAGTGATTGATATCGAAGGCATTAAATCCAAAACAGAGATTGCGGGTACCTCCAAAGACCAGTACAACTTGTCGGTGTACTATGAGACCAATGACTTCAGTGTACGGGCCTCCTATAACTATCGCAGCGCCTATGCAGATGGTTTCCATAACGGTATCAATACCTTTACCGATGAGTACGATCAGGTGGATGTGAACGCTTCCTATAGCCTGATGGACTCCCTTGTGCTCTCCGCTTCAATTATCAACCTGACCGAGGAAAAGGTGGACCGTTACTGGGGGGAAAAGAATCGGGTGTATGGTTCCTACTATTCCGGTCGCCGCGCCTACCTGGGTCTGACGTATAGTTTTTGA